AACCATTCTAAAGGTATTACAAGTACAAATGGTGCAAGCAATGGATTAATGTCTGCATAATCCTTTAGATTATAAATAATTGTTTTAGCTTCCAATTTGTTTTTTGAGAAATTGATAGCTATTTTAGTTAATTCATCACTTTCCAAATCAGCATTCAAGAATATTAAAGGAACATCCTTTTCAGCCCTTTCAATCAAACCATGTCTGAATTCTGCAGAGTAAAGAGGGCAAGCATGCTTGATAGCACCTTCCATCAACATGGTCATAGCTAATTTATATGCAAGACCAAAGTTAACTCCACTTCCTAAGCAATAGAAACCGTCTTCATCCTTAAGCTCTTCAGCAAGTTTCTTATTCTTTTCTTCTGTGCTTTCCAATAGATTTTCAATCAAATCAGGCATAGCTGCCAATTGATCCAAAATCTCATCAGCCTTTTCATAGCCAGAAGCAGCAAATAAGATTTGATAAAGACATGCTAATTGGGTAATATAAGTTTTAGTACCGAGAATGGCTGTTTCAGTATTTCCTAATGTAATGACAGGATATTTTGCTTCCTTAATCATTGAACTTTCAGGTTCATTGGAAATGGAAACAGTATCAATATTAAATTCATTAGCCCTCCTTAAAGCAGCTAAAGTATCTGCAGTCTCACCGGACTGGGAAGTGGCTATGAATAATGAATTTTCACCATCAGTCAATTTTTTGTTATAAACAAATTCATAACCTGTGAAAACTTCAATTCTTAAATCAGATACAGATGCCAATGCATCTCTAATAGAATAACAAGTGGATATGGAACTTCCACAACCAATTAAATAGATAGTATCAACAGATTCGGCTAATTTAGAAATATTAGCCATATTATCCAATTCAGAAGCAAAAGTCCTTCTTAAAGCTTCTGGTTGTTCCATCATTTCATAATACATCTGATATTTCATTTAATCCCTCTATTTTGTTGAAAAATAATTTTTAAAATTACTTGAAAATTTACTTTTAAATATGAGTAAATTAATTATACTTAATTAATAATGCTAAATTAATTAATGTTTATTAATTATGCTTATTAATTATGATTTATTATTTTATTTAGTTAATATATTATATATATAAATTTATTATTTATACTATAAAAAGTTTATATGAGAAATTATAAAATAAATATAAACAGACTTTAATATTTGGAATTTAGGGTTTAATAGTTAGAATAGAGGTAAAGAATGGAAACTGATTTAACTAAAATAGGTATGTATAAAGACCAGCAATATGAAGTTATCATCACCACAATAGATAAGGATGGAAACTCAAATGCAGCGCCTTTTGGGCTAAGGGTCTTGGAAGACAATGAAGTTTTTTTAAGAATTTTTGAAGGTGGAAAC
The sequence above is drawn from the Methanobrevibacter ruminantium genome and encodes:
- a CDS encoding SIS domain-containing protein, which codes for MKYQMYYEMMEQPEALRRTFASELDNMANISKLAESVDTIYLIGCGSSISTCYSIRDALASVSDLRIEVFTGYEFVYNKKLTDGENSLFIATSQSGETADTLAALRRANEFNIDTVSISNEPESSMIKEAKYPVITLGNTETAILGTKTYITQLACLYQILFAASGYEKADEILDQLAAMPDLIENLLESTEEKNKKLAEELKDEDGFYCLGSGVNFGLAYKLAMTMLMEGAIKHACPLYSAEFRHGLIERAEKDVPLIFLNADLESDELTKIAINFSKNKLEAKTIIYNLKDYADINPLLAPFVLVIPLEWFVYYLAHFNGEDPGSTRHIGKVRYE